The following are encoded in a window of Rosa chinensis cultivar Old Blush chromosome 4, RchiOBHm-V2, whole genome shotgun sequence genomic DNA:
- the LOC112196138 gene encoding indole-3-acetic acid-amido synthetase GH3.17, with product MIPSYDPHDSEYGLKLLEDLTTNAYEVQQKVLEEILAKNAQTDYLKSFLNGHYDKKLFKQKVPVVNYEDVKPYIERIANGEPSEIISAQTITELLTSSGTSGGQPKMMPSTAEDLERKTFFYNLLVPVMNKYVDGLDQGKGMYLLFIKPEISTPSGLVARPVLTSYYKSSNFRNRPFNRFNVYTSPDETILCSDSKQSMYCQLLCGLVQRDQVLRVGAVFASAFLRAIKFLEDHWKELCSNIRSGQVSDWITEPSCRNAVSLILEKPNPDLADLVEHEFATKSWEGIIKKLWPITKYIEVIVTGSMAQYIPTLEFYSGGLPLISTMYASSECYFGINFKPLSKPHDVAYTLLPNMAYFEFLPVERNHEEVVLCNGVSDQNCVLKEDETEKLETVDLVDVKLGHYYELVVTTFTGLYRYRVGDILMVTGFYNNAPQFRFVHRRNVVLSIDTDKTNEEDLLNAVTQAKLLLEPLGFLLIEYTSYADTSSIPGHYVLFWELKVKGNNDLEELIDPSIMEQCCSTMEESLDSVYRRCRRKDHSIGPLEIRIVKHGTFDALMDFAVSEGSSVNQYKTPRCINSEEAIKILDSRVVGRFFSKTTPFWEPFRMETK from the exons ATGATTCCCAGTTATGATCCACATGACAGTGAATATGGTCTGAAGCTTTTGGAGGACCTGACAACAAATGCATATGAAGTACAGCAAAAGGTGTTAGAAGAGATACTAGCAAAGAATGCTCAAACAGATTATCTTAAGAGCTTTCTCAATGGTCACTATGACAAGAAGCTTTTCAAGCAGAAAGTTCCTGTTGTAAATTATGAAGATGTCAAGCCATATATCGAGCGAATTGCCAATGGAGAGCCATCGGAGATCATTTCAGCTCAAACAATTACTGAGCTTCTCACAAG CTCGGGAACTTCAGGAGGGCAGCCAAAGATGATGCCTTCAACTGCTGAAGACTTGGAGAGGAAGACATTCTTTTATAATCTCCTTGTGCCTGTGATGAACAA GTATGTGGATGGCTTGGACCAAGGAAAAGGAATGTACCTCTTGTTTATCAAACCAGAAATTAGTACTCCTTCTGGTTTGGTCGCGAGGCCAGTCCTAACCAGTTACTACAAGAGCAGTAACTTCAGAAACCGGCCTTTTAACCGGTTTAACGTTTACACAAGCCCTGATGAGACCATCTTGTGCTCAGATAGTAAGCAGAGTATGTACTGTCAATTACTCTGTGGATTAGTACAGCGGGACCAGGTCCTGAGGGTTGGTGCTGTTTTTGCTTCTGCTTTTCTGAGGGCTATCAAATTCCTAGAGGACCACTGGAAGGAGTTGTGCTCAAACATAAGATCAGGTCAAGTCAGTGATTGGATTACTGAACCAAGTTGTAGAAATGCTGTGTCCTTAATCCTTGAGAAACCAAATCCAGATTTGGCTGATTTGGTTGAGCATGAGTTTGCTACCAAGTCATGGGAAGGCATTATTAAGAAGCTTTGGCCTATAACAAAGTACATTGAGGTTATAGTCACAGGGTCTATGGCCCAATATATTCCAACACTTGAGTTCTACTCTGGAGGGCTGCCTTTGATTTCAACAATGTATGCTTCTTCTGAATGCTATTTTGGGATCAATTTCAAACCGCTAAGCAAGCCACATGATGTGGCTTACACCCTCCTTCCTAATATGGCCTACTTTGAGTTCCTACCTGTGGAGAGAAACCATGAAGAGGTAGTCTTGTGCAACGGTGTTTCGGATCAAAATTGCGTGCTCAAGGAAGATGAAACTGAGAAACTAGAAACAGTTGACCTGGTGGATGTGAAGCTTGGTCACTACTATGAACTTGTTGTCACAACTTTTACAG GGCTATACAGGTACAGAGTGGGCGACATTCTAATGGTGACTGGTTTCTACAACAATGCTCCTCAGTTTCGTTTTGTGCACAGGAGAAATGTCGTGTTAAGCATCGATACTGACAAAACCAACGAAGAAGACCTTTTGAATGCAGTGACACAAGCAAAGCTACTCCTGGAACCCCTCGGCTTCCTCCTGATCGAGTACACCAGCTACGCTGACACTTCTTCGATCCCCGGTCATTATGTACTGTTTTGGGAGCTCAAAGTGAAAGGAAACAATGACTTAGAAGAGCTAATAGACCCTAGTATAATGGAGCAATGCTGCTCCACAATGGAAGAGTCACTTGATTCTGTGTATAGGAGATGCAGGAGAAAGGACCACTCTATTGGGCCATTAGAGATTAGAATTGTGAAGCATGGAACTTTTGATGCACTCATGGATTTTGCTGTGTCTGAGGGATCTTCAGTGAACCAGTACAAGACACCAAGGTGCATTAACTCTGAGGAAGCCATTAAGATATTGGATTCAAGGGTGGTGGGAAGATTTTTCAGTAAAACAACTCCTTTCTGGGAGCCATTTAGAATGGAGACTAAATAA
- the LOC112197001 gene encoding uncharacterized protein LOC112197001 — MMPPELQPRLFRPYISTAASASSSLSSSSNAFSNGSPNPSPTDSRFSNGAAASRSLKNSRFTPAAFAHNARMAVALVPCAAFLLDLGGTPVVATLTLGLMISYIIDALNFKSGAFFGVWFSLVFSQIAFFFSSSLWTSFNSWILAGLAAFLCAETNFLIGVWVSLQFKWIQIENPSIVLALERLLFACVPFAASSLFTWATISAVGMSNASYYLMAFSCVFYWLYSIPRISSFKTKQDSKYHGGEVPDENLILSPLESCIHTLYLLFFPLLFHIASHYSIMFSSAAAVSDLFLLFFIPFLFQLLASTRGALWWVTKNPNQLRGIQVMNGAVALVVVVICLEIRVVFHSFGRYIQVPPPLNYLLVTTTMLGGAAGAGAYALGMISDAFSSLAFTALAVVVSAAGAIVVGFPVLFLPLPSVAGFYLARFFTKKSVPSYFAFVVLGSLMVTWFVMHNFWDLNIWMAGMSLKSFCKLVILNVVLALTIPGLALLPSKLHFLTEIGLVTHALLLCHIENRFFNYSGIYYYGFEDDVMYPSYMVLVTTFVGLALVRRLSADHRIGAKAVWVLTCLYSAKLGMLVISSKSVVWMSAVLLLAVTPPLLLYKDKSRTASKMQTWQGYTHAGVVSLSVWFCRETVFEALQWWNGRAPSDGLLLGFCIVLMGLACVPIVAFHFSHVLPAKRCLVLVVATGLLFILLQPPIPVSWTYRSDLIKAARQSVDDVSIYGFIAPKPMWPSWLLIVAILLTLAAITSVIPIKYMVELRVFYSIAMGLALGIYISTEFFLQAAFLHVLIVVTMVCTSVFVVFTHFPSASSTKLLPWIFALLVALFPVTYLLEGQVRIKSILGDGGFGDLGEEERKLTTLFAVEGARTSLLGLYAAIFMLVALEVKYELASLLREKATERSGIRHSLSGQSTSTSFPSRMRFMQQRRASSISSFTIKKMAAEGAWMPAVGNVATVMCFAICIILNVNLTGGSNRAIFFLAPILLLLNQDSDFVAGFGDKQRYFPVTIVISSYLVITAVYSIWEEIWHGNVGWGLEIGGPDWFFAVKNLALLILTFPSHILFNRYVWSLTKQTDSTPLITMPLNLPSVIITDVLKVRILGLLGIIYSLAQYLVSRQQYISGLKYI; from the exons ATGATGCCGCCGGAGCTGCAGCCGCGGTTGTTCCGTCCGTACATCTCAACGGCGGCGAgcgcttcttcttctctctcctcctcctccaacgCCTTCAGCAATGGCTCCCCGAACCCTAGCCCCACCGACTCCCGCTTCAGCAACGGCGCTGCTGCTTCTAGATCTCTCAAGAACTCGCGATTCACGCCCGCCGCCTTCGCGCACAACGCCAGAATGGCCGTCGCGCTCGTCCCCTGCGCCGCCTTCCTCCTCGATCTCGGCGGCACTCCGGTCGTcgcaaccctaaccctaggccTCATGATCTCCTACATCATCGACGCCCTCAACTTCAAGTCCGGTGCCTTCTTCGGCGTCTGGTTCTCCCTCGTCTTCTCTCAGATCGCCTTCTTCTTCAGCTCGTCACTGTGGACCTCCTTCAATTCGTGGATTCTCGCCGGCCTCGCCGCCTTCCTCTGCGCCGAGACCAATTTCTTGATCGGCGTTTGGGTCTCCCTCCAGTTCAAGTGGATTCAAATCGAGAATCCTTCAATTGTGCTCGCCCTCGAGCGCCTCCTCTTCGCCTGTGTCCCCTTCGCCGCCTCCTCACTCTTCACTTGGGCCACCATCTCCGCCGTTGGTATGAGCAATGCTTCTTATTACCTCATGGCCTTCAGCTGCGTTTTCTATTGGCTCTACTCCATTCCTCGCATTTCGTCTTTCAAGACCAAGCAGGATTCCAAGTACCACGGCGGCGAGGTTCCTGATGAGAATTTGATACTCAGCCCCCTCGAGAGTTGCATCCACACTCTGTATCTGCTGTTCTTCCCGCTACTCTTCCACATTGCCTCTCACTACTCCATCATGTTCTCATCCGCCGCCGCGGTTTCTGATTTGTTCCTGCTCTTCTTCATTCCTTTCCTGTTCCAGCTCCTGGCCTCTACCAGGGGAGCCCTCTGGTGGGTCACTAAGAATCCGAACCAGCTGCGAGGAATTCAAGTGATGAATGGCGCCGTTGCTTTGGTGGTTGTTGTAATCTGCTTGGAGATTAGAGTTGTTTTCCATTCATTTGGGAGATACATTCAGGTGCCTCCGCCTTTGAATTACCTTTTGGTGACTACTACAATGCTTGGAGGTGCAGCTGGAGCTGGTGCCTATGCGCTGGGTATGATATCTGATGCCTTCAGCTCCCTGGCTTTCACTGCTCTGGCTGTTGTAGTGAGTGCTGCTGGAGCTATCGTTGTCGGATTTCCTGTTTTG TTCCTTCCACTGCCTTCAGTTGCTGGCTTCTATTTGGCTCGCTTTTTTACAAAGAAGAGTGTTCCATCCTACTTTGCTTTTGTTGTGCTTGGGAGCCTGATGGTTACATGGTTTGTAATGCACAATTTCTGGGATCTAAATATTTGGATGGCAGGCATGTCCCTGAAATCCTTCTGCAAACTTGTTATTTTGAATGTTGTCTTGGCCTTGACTATTCCTGGTCTAGCTCTACTTCCTTCGAAGCTCCACTTTTTGACAGAGATTGGTTTAGTCACTCATGCATTGCTTTTATGTCACATTGAGAACCGATTTTTTAATTACTCTGGGATATATTATTATGGATTTGAGGATGATGTAATGTATCCAAGCTACATGGTTCTCGTGACAACATTTGTGGGTTTAGCTTTGGTGAGAAGACTGTCTGCGGATCATCGAATTGGTGCGAAGGCAGTTTGGGTTTTGACATGTCTTTATTCTGCAAAGCTGGGTATGCTAGTGATTTCATCAAAGTCGGTTGTCTGGATGTCAGCTGTTCTATTGTTGGCTGTAACGCCACCATTGCTTCTCTACAA GGATAAGTCAAGGACAGCCTCAAAGATGCAAACCTGGCAAGGTTATACACATGCAGGTGTGGTTTccttatcagtttggttttGTCGTGAAACAGTCTTTGAAGCCTTGCAGTGGTGGAATGGAAGAGCTCCCTCTGATGGCCTACTCCTGGGCTTCTGTATTGTCTTGATGGGCTTGGCTTGTGTCCCTATTGTGGCTTTCCACTTCTCTCATGTCTTG CCTGCGAAGAGATGCTTAGTGCTGGTGGTGGCTACTGGCTTGCTCTTTATCCTTTTGCAACCACCTATTCCAGTATCATGGACTTACCGGTCTGACCTAATTAAAGCTGCCCGTCAGTCTGTTGATGACGTCTCCATATACGGGTTCATCGCACCAAAGCCTATGTGGCCATCATGGCTGCTAATTGTGGCTATCCTGCTTACTCTAGCTGCTATTACATCTGTTATACCAATCAAATACATGGTTGAGTTGAGAGTGTTTTATTCCATAGCCATGGGACTTGCTCTAGGTATCTACATATCTACTGAGTTCTTCCTCCAGGCAGCTTTCTTGCATGTCCTCATTGTTGTAACCATGGTGTGTACctctgtgtttgtggttttcACTCATTTCCCATCTGCCTCAAGTACGAAACTGCTTCCATGGATATTTGCTTTACTAGTAGCTCTCTTTCCTGTGACATATCTTTTGGAGGGCCAAGTGAGAATTAAAAGCATTCTTGGGGATGGTGGATTTGGAGACctaggagaagaagagaggaagctTACAACTCTATTTGCTGTTGAGGGGGCAAGGACATCTCTTCTTGGTCTTTATGCAGCAATTTTCATGCTAGTAGCTCTGGAGGTAAAGTATGAACTCGCCTCATTATTGAGGGAAAAGGCTACTGAAAGGAGTGGAATCAGACACAGTCTTTCTGGTCAAAGCACATCTACTAGCTTTCCTTCAAGAATGAGATTCATGCAACAGCGCCGGGCTTCTAGTATCTCATCCTTCACAATCAAGAAAATGGCTGCTGAGGGAGCATGGATGCCAGCAGTTGGTAATGTTGCTACTGTGATGTGCTTTGCCATATGCATCATCCTAAATGTCAATCTCACAGGTGGCTCAAACCGTGCAATATTCTTCCTGGCACCGATTTTGCTGCTACTCAACCAGGACTCGgattttgttgctgggtttgggGACAAGCAGAGGTATTTCCCTGTTACAATAGTTATATCATCCTACCTAGTCATCACTGCTGTGTACAGCATATGGGAAGAAATCTGGCATGGGAATGTAGGTTGGGGATTGGAAATTGGTGGTCCGGATTGGTTCTTTGCTGTGAAGAATTTGGCACTCCTTATTCTTACATTCCCGAGCCATATCCTTTTCAACAGGTATGTGTGGAGTTTAACAAAGCAGACAGACTCAACTCCATTGATAACTATGCCCCTTAATTTGCCATCTGTAATAATAACGGATGTGCTGAAGGTTAGGATATTAGGTCTCTTGGGAATTATTTATTCCCTAGCCCAGTATCTAGTATCTAGACAACAGTACATCTCAGGATTGAAGTATATTTAG